In Sulfurimonas hongkongensis, a single genomic region encodes these proteins:
- the rsmH gene encoding 16S rRNA (cytosine(1402)-N(4))-methyltransferase RsmH, giving the protein MQDIPHIPVLYKEVIDSFKDIKEGIIIDCTMGYGGHSSMLLEANPHIKLIAIDQDQTAIDFSTKRLQPYADRVVIKRGRFSNIIDEIISEYGTSNIRGILADIGVSSLQLDQRDRGFSYESDTLDMRMDKSAALSAKEVVNEYSKEELERILLEYGELRNYKKIASAIVSSRPFVSAKELSDATKHLLPHGKKIHPATLLMQAIRIEVNDELGELKSLLKSIEYANFSDAIIAIISFHSLEDRIVKHTYSKWTKNCICLDDAFRCTCSRDNSLGKVLSKKPITACEDELKANPRSRSAKMRVFHYAR; this is encoded by the coding sequence TTGCAAGACATCCCACATATTCCCGTACTATACAAAGAGGTAATCGACTCATTTAAAGATATAAAAGAGGGGATTATTATCGACTGTACTATGGGATATGGCGGACACTCTTCCATGCTACTAGAGGCAAACCCTCATATAAAACTCATAGCCATAGACCAAGACCAAACTGCCATAGATTTCTCTACAAAAAGACTTCAACCATACGCAGATAGAGTAGTCATAAAAAGAGGTCGCTTCTCAAACATAATAGATGAGATAATTTCAGAATATGGAACTAGTAATATTAGGGGAATCTTAGCAGATATAGGTGTTTCCTCTTTGCAGCTAGACCAAAGAGATAGAGGCTTCTCATATGAGAGCGATACTTTAGATATGAGAATGGATAAGAGTGCAGCACTTAGTGCCAAAGAAGTTGTAAATGAGTACTCAAAAGAGGAGCTAGAGAGGATTTTACTAGAATACGGTGAGCTAAGAAACTACAAGAAAATAGCTTCTGCCATAGTTTCATCTAGACCTTTTGTATCTGCAAAAGAGCTAAGTGATGCTACCAAACATCTTCTTCCTCATGGCAAAAAAATCCATCCTGCTACACTTTTGATGCAGGCTATCCGCATAGAAGTAAATGATGAGCTTGGTGAGCTAAAATCACTTTTAAAAAGTATAGAATATGCAAACTTTAGTGATGCCATCATCGCTATCATATCCTTTCACTCACTTGAAGATAGAATAGTAAAGCATACTTATTCAAAGTGGACAAAAAACTGTATCTGCCTTGATGATGCCTTTAGATGCACTTGCTCAAGAGACAACTCATTAGGAAAAGTACTAAGTAAAAAACCAATAACTGCCTGTGAAGATGAACTAAAAGCAAATCCTAGAAGCAGAAGTGCTAAGATGAGAGTTTTTCACTATGCAAGATAG
- a CDS encoding metal-sulfur cluster assembly factor, translating to MYSKEELLLAISTVIDPEVGFNLVEMGLIYDASCDDEGNVKVTMTLSTKACPMHQMIVQWVRESVEKMANIKSVDVEVVWEPAWNITMADENVKKALGA from the coding sequence ATGTATTCAAAAGAAGAATTACTTTTAGCGATATCAACGGTTATTGACCCTGAGGTTGGATTTAACCTTGTGGAGATGGGGCTTATTTATGATGCTTCGTGTGATGATGAGGGCAATGTTAAAGTTACAATGACTCTCTCAACAAAAGCTTGTCCTATGCACCAGATGATAGTTCAGTGGGTAAGAGAATCAGTTGAGAAGATGGCAAACATTAAAAGCGTTGATGTAGAAGTTGTTTGGGAGCCAGCGTGGAATATTACTATGGCTGATGAAAATGTTAAAAAAGCTTTAGGGGCTTAA
- the proB gene encoding glutamate 5-kinase translates to MNRLVIKVGSAVLTDKNKIAKERMLNLVTLIVKLRARYDVLLVTSGAVAAGYSALQLDKNKQIGKKAIASAGQPILMASYKKKFDIYNINTAQILLTEDDFDSRKRTKMFQDIIDAHLNNNILPIINENDITSTPEQLFGDNDQLSASVAHAVKADLLVILSDIDGYYDKNPQEHNDAKIYKVLHELPKGSLKDAATPNDPFATGGIVTKLKAADFMLKNGRKMFLTNGFDLTAAEQFLLHDTHTLGTLFIPKEETKDKK, encoded by the coding sequence ATGAACAGGTTAGTAATAAAAGTAGGGAGTGCCGTGCTTACGGACAAAAATAAGATAGCAAAAGAGAGGATGCTAAATCTTGTAACTCTTATAGTGAAGCTAAGGGCGAGGTATGATGTTTTATTAGTAACTTCTGGTGCAGTTGCTGCTGGATACTCAGCACTGCAGTTAGATAAGAATAAACAGATTGGCAAAAAGGCGATAGCATCTGCTGGTCAGCCAATACTCATGGCTAGCTATAAGAAAAAATTTGATATCTACAATATAAATACAGCTCAAATACTTCTCACTGAAGATGATTTTGATTCAAGAAAAAGAACAAAAATGTTTCAAGATATCATAGATGCACATCTTAACAATAATATATTACCAATCATAAATGAAAATGATATAACATCTACTCCTGAGCAACTATTTGGGGATAATGACCAACTCTCAGCAAGTGTTGCACACGCAGTAAAAGCTGATTTGTTAGTTATTTTAAGTGATATTGATGGCTATTATGATAAAAACCCGCAAGAGCATAATGATGCTAAGATATATAAGGTTTTACATGAACTGCCAAAAGGCTCCCTAAAAGATGCTGCAACTCCAAATGACCCTTTTGCGACAGGTGGAATAGTTACTAAACTAAAAGCTGCAGACTTTATGCTTAAAAATGGAAGAAAAATGTTCTTAACAAATGGTTTTGACTTGACTGCAGCAGAGCAATTTTTACTACATGACACACATACATTAGGTACACTCTTTATACCAAAAGAAGAGACTAAAGACAAAAAATAG
- a CDS encoding efflux RND transporter permease subunit translates to MIRRFIEFAIDKPLLNHIFLAFILSLSIFAYINIPKEIFPPMNMDKVIVSGGYAGTSANVLDKMVVKTIEDGLQNVDELKKIETTIKNGSFSIISDIKTGSENSTVLSDVKDVISSVRKDLPADMAEPIAKIQLHNFPLVLIALAGDKSKKELLLLAEELKTELSRIKDLNEVTIRGDADDEMVITLKEQKILAYGLNPSLVVASLKKISSIFPIGTIKERGKHLYISTFNGEKTKKSVEDTIISVGSSRVRIGDIADIEFKLSDESELSHYNGVRNVSINVTKSENGNAIALVKQIREILKEKSQNSVGVSYDIYTDTSIWIKNRLNTVFTNISFGLMLVFVAMLIFINRGIAVVVAIGIPVSFMIGLIATNIMGDSINMLSLLGALIALGMLVDEAIIVAENIYRHLEEGMERREAAIVGSIEMFPAVLTATLTTIFAFLPMLLLSGEMGMFIKIIPIMITVLLLSSLFEAFYFLPLHAYDFLKVSKKESFTSRLWKNANRWHSNILHFFFRQKWLSLIVIVSSILLLTFVFIKSSKFQLFPDFDNTQVYIYGKVDVNSELEDTEKIITELESELLANTNEADFSSITSVIGFKMDAKNMVETGDNYFQIFIDLKERAPSNIFDTYISPYLSLEYDADALTRQKSAQDIAKDIEKIVEPFREMKQGNNPLYEELVVKVPDAGVVASDIEISLSGKSEDEILKGVKYLSNALQNIKGVNNISDDANPGEKELKLRVNEYGQELGFNEELISQELRAYYLKGEYAKMFNDEGLVRIRIESGINQEIDSIQNLEVQIPSTDKFIALHEVCEFIMIQGFVALKKEDGIRIRTVMASLDKKLLTSSEAMKELEPTFTKLKEDGYKIDIKGEEKENTKNIKELLQSAVIAIFLIFITLVWLFDSIKKSLIVLSTIPLVLLGVFFGHWVMGINLTMPGLIGIVGLAGVVVNDGLIVVSFITKSDNTEELMRRAATRLRPILLTSLTTVLGLSTLIFFASGQATILQPMAISLGFGIAWATVLNLIYLPLLYAVVFKIKDKAQ, encoded by the coding sequence ATGATTCGTCGCTTTATTGAGTTTGCCATTGACAAACCACTCTTAAACCATATATTTTTAGCCTTTATCCTTTCACTCTCTATCTTTGCATATATAAACATTCCAAAAGAGATTTTTCCACCTATGAATATGGACAAAGTAATTGTAAGCGGAGGATATGCAGGAACTTCGGCTAATGTGCTTGATAAGATGGTTGTAAAGACCATAGAAGATGGACTACAAAATGTTGATGAGTTAAAAAAGATAGAAACAACCATAAAAAATGGCTCTTTTTCCATCATAAGTGATATCAAAACAGGATCAGAAAACAGTACTGTTTTAAGTGATGTAAAGGATGTTATTAGTAGTGTAAGAAAAGATTTGCCAGCCGATATGGCTGAACCAATTGCTAAGATACAACTACATAACTTTCCTCTTGTTCTCATCGCTTTAGCTGGAGATAAAAGTAAAAAAGAGCTTCTACTTTTAGCAGAAGAGTTAAAAACAGAACTAAGCCGCATAAAAGACTTAAATGAGGTTACTATTCGTGGTGATGCTGATGATGAGATGGTTATCACTCTAAAAGAACAAAAGATTTTAGCCTATGGGTTAAACCCCTCTTTAGTCGTTGCATCTCTAAAAAAAATAAGCTCAATCTTTCCCATAGGAACTATAAAAGAGAGAGGCAAACATCTATATATCTCAACTTTTAATGGAGAAAAAACGAAAAAAAGTGTTGAAGATACCATCATAAGTGTAGGCTCTTCTCGTGTTCGCATCGGAGATATTGCAGATATAGAGTTTAAGCTTAGTGATGAGTCTGAACTCTCTCACTATAATGGTGTGAGAAACGTATCTATCAATGTTACAAAGTCTGAAAATGGAAATGCTATAGCACTAGTTAAGCAGATAAGAGAGATACTAAAAGAGAAGTCGCAAAATAGTGTTGGGGTCAGTTATGATATATATACAGACACTTCTATTTGGATTAAAAATCGTCTAAACACTGTTTTTACAAATATCTCTTTTGGTTTAATGTTAGTCTTTGTAGCTATGCTTATCTTTATAAACCGTGGGATTGCAGTTGTTGTGGCTATCGGGATTCCTGTAAGTTTTATGATAGGGCTAATCGCTACAAACATCATGGGAGACTCCATAAATATGCTCTCCCTTCTAGGTGCTCTAATAGCTCTAGGAATGTTAGTCGATGAAGCGATAATTGTAGCGGAGAACATCTACAGACACTTAGAAGAGGGTATGGAGAGGCGAGAGGCTGCTATAGTTGGATCTATTGAGATGTTTCCAGCAGTACTTACTGCTACGCTAACTACTATTTTTGCATTTTTACCTATGTTGCTTCTTAGTGGAGAGATGGGAATGTTTATAAAAATCATCCCTATTATGATAACAGTGCTTCTGCTCTCATCTTTGTTTGAAGCATTTTACTTTTTGCCACTTCATGCATATGACTTTTTAAAAGTTTCAAAAAAGGAGAGTTTTACTTCAAGACTTTGGAAAAATGCAAACAGATGGCACTCAAATATTTTGCATTTTTTCTTCAGACAAAAATGGCTCTCACTAATAGTTATAGTCTCTTCTATCTTACTTTTAACCTTTGTTTTTATCAAAAGCTCAAAGTTTCAACTCTTTCCCGATTTTGACAATACTCAGGTCTATATCTATGGAAAAGTTGATGTAAATAGTGAGCTAGAGGATACAGAAAAGATAATAACAGAGCTAGAGAGTGAACTTTTAGCTAACACTAATGAAGCAGACTTCTCTTCCATCACCTCAGTCATCGGTTTTAAGATGGATGCTAAAAATATGGTTGAAACAGGAGATAATTACTTTCAAATATTTATAGATTTAAAAGAGAGAGCACCTTCAAATATTTTTGATACCTATATCAGTCCATACTTATCATTGGAATATGATGCAGATGCACTAACAAGACAAAAATCAGCACAAGATATTGCTAAAGATATAGAAAAAATAGTAGAGCCATTTAGAGAGATGAAACAAGGCAACAATCCTCTCTATGAAGAGCTAGTTGTAAAAGTCCCAGATGCTGGAGTTGTTGCATCTGACATCGAGATAAGCCTTAGTGGTAAGAGCGAAGATGAAATTTTAAAGGGTGTAAAGTATCTCTCAAATGCACTGCAAAATATAAAAGGCGTTAATAATATCTCAGATGATGCAAATCCTGGAGAAAAGGAGTTAAAGCTTAGAGTTAATGAGTATGGGCAAGAGTTGGGATTTAACGAGGAACTTATATCTCAAGAACTTCGTGCTTACTACCTAAAAGGTGAGTATGCAAAGATGTTTAATGATGAGGGACTTGTTCGCATAAGAATAGAGAGTGGAATCAACCAAGAGATAGACTCCATACAAAACTTAGAGGTGCAGATACCATCAACTGACAAGTTTATAGCCCTGCATGAAGTTTGTGAGTTTATTATGATTCAAGGCTTTGTAGCACTTAAAAAAGAAGATGGCATAAGAATAAGAACGGTTATGGCAAGTTTGGATAAAAAACTGCTCACTTCATCTGAGGCGATGAAAGAGTTAGAACCAACATTTACCAAACTAAAAGAAGATGGTTATAAGATAGATATAAAAGGGGAAGAGAAAGAAAATACTAAAAATATAAAAGAGTTACTTCAATCTGCTGTTATAGCTATATTTTTAATTTTTATAACTCTTGTTTGGCTCTTTGACTCTATAAAAAAATCACTCATTGTTTTAAGCACTATACCACTTGTTTTATTAGGAGTCTTTTTTGGCCACTGGGTTATGGGCATAAATTTAACAATGCCGGGGCTTATAGGAATAGTAGGGCTTGCAGGAGTTGTTGTAAATGATGGACTTATAGTTGTAAGTTTTATCACAAAATCAGACAACACCGAAGAGCTGATGAGGAGAGCTGCAACAAGACTAAGACCAATCCTTTTAACATCCCTAACAACAGTTTTAGGACTCTCAACGCTAATCTTTTTTGCTTCAGGGCAAGCTACCATACTTCAACCAATGGCGATTTCCCTTGGCTTTGGTATAGCGTGGGCAACGGTGTTAAACCTTATATATCTACCACTTTTATATGCAGTTGTGTTTAAAATAAAAGATAAAGCACAGTAA
- a CDS encoding glutamate-5-semialdehyde dehydrogenase, producing the protein MERFLKEAKDGSRVLSTISGSKKNSILREMANELRAKTKEIVQANTLDMADADKNNLSSALKDRLLLDESRVEAMAVAIEEIAALKEPVGRVLDGWITEEGLKIEKTSIPIGVIGIIYESRPNVTSDTAALCFKSSNVCVLKGGKEAQHSNKAIAKVLQSVLTKNNLPTALISLLEDSSREGVAKLIKMDKYVDLIIPRGGAGLISYVSQNATVSVVKHDKGQCHIYIDKDAKLDNAIAIAINAKTQRPGVCNAMETLLVDKVIADNALPKIKAEFDKAHTELKGCSKTRAIIDVKEATEEDFDTEYLANILNIKVVDGVDGAIEHIVRFGSGHSESIISEDITTAEKFLGAIDAAAVYVNASTRFTDGGSFGFGAEVGISTNKLHARGPMGIEGLTTYKFKIYGSGQTR; encoded by the coding sequence ATGGAAAGATTTTTAAAAGAAGCAAAAGATGGAAGTAGAGTTCTCTCTACCATCAGTGGCAGCAAAAAAAATTCGATACTTCGAGAGATGGCAAACGAGCTAAGAGCAAAAACAAAAGAGATAGTTCAAGCAAATACACTAGATATGGCAGATGCAGATAAAAATAATCTCTCTAGTGCACTTAAAGATAGACTTCTGCTTGATGAGAGTCGAGTTGAAGCGATGGCTGTAGCTATAGAAGAGATAGCAGCTCTTAAAGAGCCAGTTGGTCGCGTTCTTGATGGTTGGATAACAGAAGAGGGGCTAAAGATTGAAAAAACAAGTATTCCAATCGGTGTGATTGGCATCATCTATGAGTCTCGTCCAAATGTAACAAGTGATACAGCAGCGCTATGTTTTAAAAGCTCAAATGTTTGTGTACTAAAAGGTGGAAAAGAAGCCCAGCACTCAAACAAAGCTATAGCAAAAGTTCTTCAAAGCGTGCTAACAAAAAATAATCTTCCAACAGCCCTAATTTCACTACTAGAGGATTCTTCAAGAGAGGGTGTTGCAAAGCTTATAAAGATGGATAAGTATGTAGATCTCATTATTCCTCGCGGTGGAGCAGGTCTTATCAGTTATGTAAGCCAAAACGCAACTGTAAGTGTGGTAAAGCACGATAAAGGTCAATGTCACATATATATAGATAAAGATGCAAAGCTTGACAATGCTATTGCAATCGCAATAAACGCAAAGACTCAAAGACCGGGTGTTTGTAACGCAATGGAGACGCTTTTAGTTGATAAGGTTATAGCAGACAATGCACTGCCAAAAATTAAAGCAGAGTTTGATAAAGCTCATACAGAGTTAAAAGGTTGCTCAAAAACTAGAGCCATTATCGATGTCAAAGAGGCTACCGAAGAGGATTTTGATACTGAATACTTGGCAAATATCTTAAATATAAAAGTGGTAGATGGTGTTGATGGTGCGATAGAGCATATCGTTAGATTTGGTTCAGGTCACTCAGAGTCCATCATTAGTGAAGATATAACAACTGCTGAGAAGTTTTTAGGTGCAATAGATGCAGCAGCTGTTTATGTAAATGCTTCAACCCGTTTTACAGATGGTGGATCTTTTGGTTTTGGTGCTGAGGTTGGTATCAGTACAAATAAACTTCATGCTCGTGGTCCTATGGGGATAGAAGGGCTTACAACTTACAAGTTTAAGATCTACGGAAGTGGGCAGACTAGATAA